The following are from one region of the bacterium genome:
- a CDS encoding cation:proton antiporter: MSIFDLDILALLGIGAFGGILGARLFQLLRIPQVVGYIAIGVLIGKSGIGLINDDSIATLGTFNLFALGLIGFLVGGELHGATFRKYGRQFSAILVGEGMGAFLLVGIPVTLLCWHFLGNLPLAVASGIVFGSISSATDPASTIDVLWEYRSRGILTTSLVAIVALDDALAMTLYGFGTSIASILTGGEVSLQAVAGRIAVELFGAIALGVGMGFFLNPLLRWLRRKEQTLVLALAILLLVIGISSVSGMDIILATMALGVTLTNLAPRRSEELFSLIQMLSKPIYVIFFVLVGARLGIGEMPGWFWLVIAVYVVARSLGKLYGARLGGYVSQAPPTVTRYCGYGLFAQGGVAVGLSIMAAHHLGEIPAGEGLSLGDMIISAVTATTLIVQVIGPSMVKFAIRAADEAGRDITQDDVIAEMTAGKAMDRDAPTIVEHDSINRVVQEFTTHAATSLPVTDRAGKIVGLITLEGLKEVMGSHECWDWLLAGDVMLPVTEVVTVDTPLKEAMELMDQLHFDRLAVVEDRRSMKAAGILDSTRLRILISGEVLRRQQGAMLPAPEPAEAG; the protein is encoded by the coding sequence ATGAGTATTTTCGATCTCGACATCCTGGCTCTGCTCGGAATCGGGGCTTTCGGCGGCATCCTGGGAGCGAGGCTTTTCCAGCTGTTGCGGATTCCCCAGGTCGTCGGATACATCGCCATCGGGGTCCTGATCGGGAAGAGCGGAATAGGGCTGATCAACGACGACTCCATCGCCACCCTGGGAACCTTCAACCTCTTCGCCCTGGGCTTGATCGGTTTTCTGGTGGGCGGCGAACTTCACGGGGCCACCTTCCGGAAATACGGCCGGCAGTTCTCCGCGATTCTCGTCGGGGAAGGCATGGGGGCGTTTCTCCTGGTCGGCATTCCGGTGACGCTTCTCTGCTGGCATTTCCTCGGGAACCTGCCCCTGGCCGTGGCTTCGGGTATCGTTTTCGGGTCCATCTCCTCGGCCACCGACCCGGCCTCGACCATCGACGTTCTCTGGGAATACCGATCCCGGGGGATACTGACCACCTCTCTGGTGGCGATCGTGGCTCTCGACGACGCCCTGGCCATGACCTTATACGGATTCGGAACCTCGATCGCCTCGATTCTCACCGGCGGGGAGGTCTCGCTGCAGGCGGTGGCGGGGCGGATCGCGGTCGAGCTGTTCGGGGCGATCGCCCTGGGGGTGGGGATGGGCTTTTTCCTCAACCCCCTGCTCCGCTGGCTGAGAAGGAAGGAGCAGACCCTGGTGTTGGCCCTGGCCATCCTGCTCCTGGTCATCGGCATTTCCTCGGTATCGGGGATGGACATCATCCTGGCCACCATGGCCCTGGGAGTGACGCTGACCAACCTCGCCCCCCGCCGCAGCGAAGAGTTGTTTTCCCTGATCCAAATGCTCTCCAAACCGATCTATGTCATCTTTTTCGTCCTGGTCGGAGCGCGGCTCGGGATCGGGGAGATGCCCGGATGGTTCTGGCTGGTTATCGCCGTGTACGTAGTCGCCCGCAGCTTGGGCAAGCTCTACGGCGCGAGGCTGGGGGGATACGTTTCTCAGGCTCCACCCACGGTCACGCGGTACTGCGGCTACGGTCTCTTCGCCCAGGGCGGGGTGGCGGTGGGTCTTTCGATCATGGCCGCCCACCATTTGGGCGAGATCCCCGCCGGAGAAGGCCTCAGCCTGGGCGATATGATCATCTCCGCGGTCACGGCCACGACCCTGATCGTCCAGGTCATCGGGCCTTCCATGGTCAAATTCGCGATTCGCGCGGCGGACGAGGCCGGGCGCGACATCACCCAGGATGACGTTATCGCGGAGATGACCGCCGGAAAGGCCATGGACCGCGATGCCCCCACCATCGTCGAACACGACAGCATCAATCGAGTCGTCCAGGAATTCACCACCCATGCCGCCACGTCGCTTCCCGTCACCGACCGCGCGGGGAAAATCGTGGGCCTGATCACCCTCGAGGGGTTGAAAGAGGTGATGGGGAGCCATGAATGCTGGGATTGGCTCCTCGCGGGCGACGTGATGCTGCCGGTAACCGAAGTCGTGACGGTGGACACCCCTCTCAAGGAAGCCATGGAGTTGATGGACCAGCTTCATTTCGACCGCCTGGCGGTAGTGGAAGACCGCCGGAGCATGAAAGCCGCCGGAATACTCGACAGCACCAGACTGCGGATACTTATTTCCGGGGAAGTGCTGCGGCGTCAGCAGGGGGCGATGCTGCCGGCTCCGGAACCGGCGGAAGCCGGCTGA
- a CDS encoding PTS sugar transporter subunit IIA — protein MEEEIMTIEEVARLLRVSERTVYDWAQRGDIPAGKLGNSWRFKRSRINQWLDEKLAAGKPPPAYPVDLSTILNPARILIIDVSGKKEALDLLIDAIVDTTDIKDRAALAEGIFHREELMSTGIGGGIGIPHVRIPSVTKLVMAMGVNKRDIPDYTSLDSTPVRIICMIAAGKNQHSDYLQTLAALGARLRRRDFRERILTAESSEEIYRIVAEEDVS, from the coding sequence ATGGAAGAAGAAATAATGACTATCGAAGAAGTCGCCCGGCTCTTACGGGTCTCCGAACGGACCGTGTACGACTGGGCGCAAAGAGGGGACATCCCCGCCGGCAAGCTGGGGAATTCATGGCGCTTCAAGCGGTCCAGGATCAACCAATGGCTGGACGAAAAACTGGCGGCGGGAAAGCCCCCCCCGGCCTACCCGGTCGATCTGAGCACCATACTCAACCCGGCTCGGATCCTGATCATCGACGTCTCCGGGAAAAAAGAAGCCCTGGACCTGCTGATCGACGCCATCGTCGACACCACGGACATCAAGGACCGCGCGGCGCTGGCCGAAGGGATCTTCCACCGGGAAGAACTGATGAGCACCGGAATCGGCGGCGGGATCGGAATTCCCCATGTCCGGATTCCCTCGGTTACCAAATTGGTCATGGCCATGGGCGTCAATAAGCGCGATATTCCCGACTATACTTCGCTCGACTCCACGCCGGTCCGGATCATCTGCATGATCGCGGCCGGAAAAAACCAACACTCCGATTATCTGCAGACCCTGGCCGCGCTCGGCGCCAGACTCAGGCGCCGGGATTTCCGCGAGCGGATCCTGACCGCGGAATCCTCCGAGGAAATCTATCGGATTGTGGCCGAAGAAGACGTTTCATGA
- a CDS encoding DUF493 domain-containing protein, with translation MTPERSVGDIEYPCRWGYTLIGENRDTLCRAARAAAGGRECFLSPGRRSSGGKYCSCYLELDVGTEAERSEIYERLQADPAVRVIL, from the coding sequence ATGACCCCGGAAAGGTCGGTCGGGGATATTGAATACCCCTGTCGATGGGGTTACACTCTCATCGGGGAAAACCGGGATACGCTTTGCCGCGCGGCCCGCGCCGCCGCCGGGGGGAGAGAATGTTTCCTCTCTCCCGGGCGCCGCAGTTCCGGGGGCAAGTACTGTTCCTGTTACCTGGAACTCGATGTGGGGACGGAAGCGGAGCGTAGCGAAATTTACGAACGCCTTCAGGCCGATCCCGCGGTGCGGGTAATACTCTGA
- a CDS encoding ATP-binding protein, with translation MKRSRNPVAGNVVQEKDGPAFIFALSAAACLILHLVVSNISGEPTPLPEPQTWLFILARLALVASALLILMAAFTLAGSGRGARSASPAPPAVEPQPPPMPPVSAPAPFLEYILDYSPLISIQVSRQGTVGRISRTLANLLGTRAGTVEGGDAAELVDSEERPAFRQYLDGHLSGAVTPGLEATIATPAGARKVVFAERHLPIPQGGLSPDILLVGIEVTELRQLEAENDRLRGRLQQAALMEELGLIAGGVAHDIKNIINPVIGYPDYILQSLPPDSDLRQPLTKVRDSARKTLEVILNFLALARRGRFEPVSYNLNNVIDKFVASPEASVLKDRFPGVKLIVDLDPGIPELEGVPAQLNNAVMNLVRNAFEAVEQGRVTVSTTQRELEFPVKGYQQIPRGTYVVLTVADEGKGMSEEHLGHLFEAFFSKKEMGQSGSGLGLAVVAGIVQDHRGYLDVKSREGEGTTFSIYFPAPRMERADRGKEEDLPLALAAAADYETRFQAKNLLGRIGYRVVAASSVEEGSRKVAGENPQVVLVDISGLEHGRIEEAVRSMRRLVESGGALLLAGTLPPGMEDLEKIRLSLPLDRAELEGRLRGQMGKVDESG, from the coding sequence ATGAAACGAAGCCGAAACCCGGTTGCCGGGAACGTGGTTCAGGAGAAGGACGGACCCGCCTTCATTTTCGCCCTCTCCGCGGCCGCCTGCTTGATTCTTCACCTGGTCGTCTCGAATATCAGCGGCGAACCTACGCCCCTTCCCGAGCCGCAGACCTGGCTGTTTATCCTGGCCCGGTTGGCGCTGGTGGCGTCCGCGCTTCTGATCCTTATGGCCGCCTTTACCCTGGCGGGATCCGGAAGGGGCGCTCGTTCGGCTTCTCCGGCCCCCCCGGCGGTCGAGCCCCAGCCCCCCCCGATGCCGCCCGTCTCCGCTCCGGCGCCGTTCCTGGAATATATCCTGGATTATTCGCCCCTGATTTCGATCCAGGTCTCTCGGCAGGGAACGGTGGGACGCATCAGCCGTACGCTGGCCAATCTTCTCGGCACCCGGGCGGGAACGGTCGAAGGCGGCGACGCCGCCGAGCTGGTCGATTCCGAGGAACGCCCGGCGTTTCGGCAATATTTGGACGGGCATCTTTCCGGAGCGGTTACTCCCGGCCTGGAAGCGACGATCGCCACCCCCGCCGGCGCCCGGAAAGTAGTGTTCGCCGAGCGGCATCTGCCAATTCCGCAGGGTGGACTCAGTCCGGACATCCTTCTCGTAGGCATCGAAGTCACCGAACTCCGGCAGCTGGAGGCGGAAAACGACCGTCTCCGGGGGCGCCTGCAGCAGGCCGCGCTCATGGAGGAACTGGGCCTGATCGCCGGGGGCGTGGCCCACGACATCAAGAACATCATCAATCCGGTCATCGGCTACCCCGATTACATCCTGCAATCTCTGCCCCCGGATTCGGACCTTCGGCAACCGCTGACCAAAGTCAGGGATTCCGCGCGTAAGACGCTGGAGGTTATTCTCAATTTCCTGGCCCTGGCGCGCCGCGGCCGCTTCGAGCCGGTGTCTTACAACTTGAACAACGTGATCGACAAGTTCGTCGCTTCCCCGGAAGCGTCGGTACTCAAGGATCGGTTTCCAGGAGTGAAGCTGATCGTCGATCTCGATCCCGGCATCCCCGAACTGGAGGGGGTTCCCGCTCAGTTGAACAACGCCGTCATGAACCTGGTCAGAAACGCGTTCGAGGCGGTCGAGCAGGGGAGGGTGACCGTCTCCACTACGCAGAGGGAATTGGAGTTTCCGGTCAAGGGGTATCAGCAGATTCCCCGGGGGACGTACGTGGTTCTGACGGTCGCCGACGAAGGCAAGGGAATGTCCGAGGAGCACCTGGGGCATCTCTTCGAGGCGTTTTTCTCCAAGAAGGAGATGGGGCAATCCGGTTCCGGATTGGGATTGGCGGTGGTGGCGGGAATCGTCCAGGACCACCGGGGCTACCTGGACGTCAAATCCCGCGAAGGCGAGGGGACCACGTTTTCGATATATTTCCCCGCCCCCCGTATGGAACGGGCGGACCGGGGAAAAGAGGAGGATCTGCCTCTGGCCCTGGCGGCGGCGGCCGACTATGAAACCAGATTCCAAGCCAAGAACCTGCTCGGCCGGATCGGCTACCGGGTCGTGGCCGCGTCCAGTGTGGAAGAAGGTTCGCGCAAGGTCGCCGGGGAAAACCCGCAGGTGGTTCTGGTTGATATTTCGGGCTTGGAGCACGGCCGGATCGAGGAAGCTGTTCGTTCCATGCGGCGGCTGGTGGAATCTGGGGGCGCGCTGCTTCTGGCGGGAACGCTCCCTCCGGGAATGGAGGATCTGGAAAAAATCAGGCTGTCGTTGCCGCTCGATCGCGCCGAACTGGAAGGGCGGCTGCGGGGCCAGATGGGAAAGGTCGACGAAAGCGGATGA
- a CDS encoding J domain-containing protein, giving the protein MNGKNYYAVLGVDKGATPDQIKKAYRKLAKSCHPDTHPGDPAAEEKFKEVSEAYEILGDEKKRRQYDQMQAAFSQGFRPGGFDFSGSGVNFEDLFGGASERGGTGGYTYADLGGLGGLGDIFSQFMDLGGHIRQERAHVPERGHDISAQVTLPLDKALKGGKVRLTVKRNETCPSCGGSAAAAGTRPEVCPECGGRGRVVIPQGNIAVARPCPRCYGRGEIISKPCPECSGTGSVQATRKFSVKIPAGVRDRQIIRLPGQGDPGAAGGPPGDIIIHVLLLPDSRYRRTGDDLRASVSIDFPTAVLGGKVPVTTPAGPVQMTVPPGTQPGTVLRLKGRGAPIPGGKGRGDLLVAVNVTVPKHPTPEQKEMLDKLRVPPS; this is encoded by the coding sequence ATGAACGGTAAGAACTACTACGCCGTCCTGGGCGTGGATAAAGGCGCCACCCCGGATCAGATCAAGAAGGCGTATCGTAAACTGGCCAAAAGCTGCCATCCCGACACCCACCCCGGCGACCCGGCCGCGGAGGAAAAGTTCAAGGAAGTTTCCGAAGCGTACGAGATTCTGGGGGACGAGAAAAAACGCCGCCAATACGATCAGATGCAGGCCGCTTTTTCTCAGGGTTTCAGGCCGGGGGGCTTCGATTTTTCCGGTTCGGGAGTGAATTTCGAGGACCTCTTCGGGGGTGCTTCCGAACGAGGAGGGACCGGGGGATACACCTACGCCGATCTGGGAGGGCTGGGGGGGCTCGGGGATATTTTCAGCCAGTTCATGGATCTCGGCGGCCATATCCGCCAGGAACGGGCTCATGTCCCCGAACGCGGCCACGACATCAGCGCCCAAGTGACCCTTCCCCTGGATAAGGCCCTCAAGGGAGGAAAAGTCAGACTCACGGTCAAAAGGAACGAGACCTGCCCCTCCTGTGGGGGCAGCGCCGCCGCCGCCGGGACCCGGCCCGAGGTCTGCCCCGAATGCGGGGGTAGAGGGAGAGTGGTCATCCCCCAGGGGAATATCGCGGTGGCGCGGCCGTGTCCCCGCTGTTACGGCCGGGGGGAGATAATCTCCAAACCGTGCCCGGAATGCTCCGGCACCGGATCCGTGCAGGCTACCCGGAAATTTTCGGTGAAGATCCCCGCCGGGGTCCGGGACCGCCAGATCATCAGGCTGCCCGGCCAGGGCGACCCCGGCGCGGCCGGCGGCCCCCCCGGAGATATCATCATTCATGTCCTGCTTCTGCCGGACAGCCGCTACCGCCGGACCGGGGACGACCTCCGCGCTTCGGTCAGTATCGATTTCCCCACGGCCGTCCTGGGAGGGAAGGTTCCGGTAACGACGCCCGCGGGCCCGGTACAGATGACCGTTCCCCCCGGAACCCAGCCGGGGACCGTTCTCAGGCTCAAGGGGCGCGGGGCGCCGATCCCCGGCGGAAAGGGGCGGGGGGACCTTCTGGTCGCGGTCAACGTCACCGTTCCCAAACATCCCACCCCCGAGCAGAAGGAGATGCTGGACAAGCTCAGGGTCCCGCCTTCCTGA
- the ileS gene encoding isoleucine--tRNA ligase, translating to MAKTDYKQSLNLPRTAFGMRANLSEKEPAYLERWEKADLYGKIRRARAGAPRYVLHDGPPYPTGNLHIGTGMNKILKDVIVRFRTMSGFDCPFIPGWDCHGLPIEHKVMTGLGPKAARMSAGEIRERCLAFALDFVDTNRRQFKRLGCLGRWDEPYLTINPGYEAGVIEVFAKLVENGYVYRQLKPIHWCPSCRTALAEAELEYRDRDDVSIHVGFELEAASVQNLRESGGELKSLAGAVVLIWTTTPWTLPANRAVAVNPGFNYVLAVPGNSESEDARPAIVALETLERTAAALGWKQYRVVGRIPGEKLTELAYRHPFSETACPIVPAGYVTSDEGTGCVHTAPGHGTDDYLTGVRFGLEVASPVDEEGRFTADAGGFLEGKEVFQANAAIVEKLSELGALWGTGRIAHSYPHCWRCHRPVIFRATRQWFVSLEHRELRNAALAEVDRVNWVPEWGINRIRGMIEQRPDWCISRQRNWGIPIPAFYCENCGLELLDPGVVRKVAAMFEREGADSWFRKPASEIVGAAAVCSRCGGKNFRKENDIFDVWFESGSSHRSVLMREAGLSFPADLYLEGSDQHRGWFQLSLLLSTAAEGKAPFKAVLTHGFVVDENGEKMSKSRGNFISVDGAIEKYPADILRLWFSSVDYRKDINVSLDLIGKTEDAYRKIRNTFRHALGNIAGFDPRRDLLARERMEEVDRWIMLEAAKLRDRVTEAYSAFEFHRVYRDIHNFCVVQMSSIYLDVLKDTLYTFPADSRPRRSCQSALWRVTDLLARLLAPVLCFTAEEVWETLHADSAVLESVHLAPWPGTMEEWKDPELEQTWERLLRVREEVLKALEGERAAGKIGNSLDARVSIGAEGDEEEWLRPYLSILPQLCIVSEAELVAPGETRVGISPARGRKCVRCWKYSETVGVDPGHPLICAQCVEHISV from the coding sequence ATGGCCAAGACCGATTACAAACAGTCGCTGAACCTTCCCCGGACCGCTTTCGGCATGCGCGCCAACCTCTCCGAAAAGGAACCGGCATACCTGGAGCGCTGGGAAAAAGCGGATCTGTACGGGAAGATCCGCCGCGCCCGCGCCGGCGCTCCCCGTTATGTCCTTCACGACGGCCCCCCGTATCCCACCGGCAACCTGCATATCGGAACCGGGATGAACAAGATCCTCAAAGACGTCATCGTCCGTTTCCGGACCATGAGCGGGTTCGACTGCCCGTTTATTCCCGGATGGGACTGTCACGGACTTCCCATCGAGCACAAGGTGATGACCGGCCTCGGGCCCAAGGCGGCGCGGATGTCGGCCGGCGAGATCCGGGAGCGATGCCTCGCCTTCGCCCTCGATTTCGTCGACACCAACCGCCGCCAGTTCAAGCGGTTGGGCTGCCTGGGGCGGTGGGACGAACCTTATTTGACCATAAATCCCGGCTACGAGGCCGGGGTTATCGAGGTGTTCGCCAAGTTGGTGGAAAACGGGTACGTGTACCGCCAGCTCAAGCCCATCCACTGGTGCCCGTCCTGCCGGACCGCGCTGGCCGAAGCCGAGTTGGAATACCGCGACCGGGACGACGTCTCCATCCACGTCGGGTTCGAGCTGGAAGCCGCGTCAGTGCAGAATCTTCGAGAGTCGGGAGGGGAATTGAAATCGCTGGCGGGAGCGGTCGTGCTGATCTGGACCACCACCCCCTGGACCCTCCCCGCCAACCGGGCGGTAGCGGTCAACCCCGGATTCAACTACGTCTTGGCGGTTCCCGGGAACTCGGAATCCGAGGACGCGCGGCCGGCGATCGTGGCCCTCGAAACCCTGGAAAGGACGGCTGCGGCGCTGGGGTGGAAGCAATATCGGGTAGTGGGCCGGATTCCCGGGGAGAAACTGACGGAACTCGCGTATCGGCATCCTTTTTCGGAGACCGCTTGTCCGATCGTGCCGGCCGGATACGTAACCTCGGACGAAGGCACCGGATGCGTGCATACCGCTCCCGGCCACGGTACCGACGATTACCTGACCGGGGTCCGTTTCGGGTTGGAAGTGGCCAGTCCCGTCGATGAAGAGGGGCGGTTCACCGCCGACGCCGGCGGTTTTCTGGAAGGGAAGGAAGTTTTTCAGGCCAACGCCGCGATCGTGGAAAAGCTGTCCGAACTTGGGGCCCTGTGGGGGACGGGAAGGATCGCGCACTCCTATCCTCATTGCTGGAGGTGCCATCGACCCGTGATTTTCCGGGCGACCCGGCAGTGGTTCGTTTCCCTGGAACACCGGGAATTACGGAATGCGGCCCTGGCCGAAGTCGATCGAGTGAATTGGGTGCCCGAATGGGGGATCAACCGCATCCGGGGCATGATCGAACAGAGGCCCGACTGGTGTATTTCCCGTCAACGCAACTGGGGGATTCCGATACCCGCGTTTTACTGCGAAAACTGCGGGCTGGAACTGCTGGATCCCGGCGTCGTCAGGAAGGTCGCGGCCATGTTCGAACGGGAGGGAGCGGACTCCTGGTTCCGGAAACCGGCTTCGGAGATAGTGGGCGCCGCCGCGGTCTGTTCCCGGTGCGGCGGGAAGAATTTCCGCAAGGAAAACGATATTTTCGACGTCTGGTTCGAATCGGGCTCGTCCCACCGCTCGGTCCTCATGCGCGAAGCCGGTCTCTCCTTTCCCGCGGACCTGTATCTGGAGGGAAGCGACCAGCACCGGGGCTGGTTTCAGCTCTCCCTGCTTCTCTCCACCGCCGCCGAGGGGAAGGCGCCGTTCAAGGCCGTGCTTACCCACGGGTTCGTCGTCGACGAGAACGGGGAAAAAATGTCGAAATCGCGGGGTAACTTCATCTCCGTGGACGGGGCGATAGAAAAGTACCCGGCCGACATTCTCCGTCTCTGGTTTTCGTCGGTCGATTACCGCAAGGACATCAATGTTTCCCTGGATCTGATCGGGAAAACCGAGGACGCTTACCGGAAAATCCGCAACACCTTCCGCCACGCCCTGGGAAACATTGCCGGGTTCGATCCCCGCCGCGACCTTCTGGCCCGCGAGCGGATGGAAGAAGTGGACCGCTGGATCATGCTCGAGGCGGCCAAACTTCGCGACCGGGTGACCGAGGCCTATTCCGCCTTCGAATTTCACCGCGTCTATCGCGATATTCATAATTTCTGCGTCGTGCAGATGTCGTCCATCTACCTTGATGTTCTCAAGGACACCCTCTATACTTTTCCCGCCGATTCCCGGCCGCGGCGTTCCTGCCAGAGCGCTCTTTGGAGGGTGACGGACCTGCTGGCCCGGTTGCTGGCGCCCGTTCTTTGTTTTACCGCCGAAGAGGTTTGGGAAACGCTGCATGCCGACTCCGCCGTCCTCGAGAGCGTCCATCTGGCTCCGTGGCCCGGGACCATGGAGGAATGGAAGGACCCGGAACTGGAGCAGACGTGGGAGCGCCTTCTCCGGGTCCGGGAAGAGGTGCTCAAGGCACTGGAAGGGGAGCGGGCGGCGGGAAAGATAGGAAACTCCCTCGATGCCCGGGTAAGCATCGGTGCCGAGGGGGATGAGGAAGAATGGCTGAGGCCGTATCTGAGCATTCTTCCCCAACTTTGCATAGTGTCGGAAGCGGAGCTGGTTGCTCCCGGCGAAACACGGGTGGGTATTTCCCCGGCGCGGGGGCGCAAGTGCGTCCGCTGTTGGAAATATTCGGAAACGGTGGGCGTCGATCCCGGTCATCCGCTCATCTGCGCGCAGTGCGTCGAACACATTTCCGTTTGA
- a CDS encoding TraR/DksA family transcriptional regulator, translating to MKNNQLKKEQMEQYREKLLELRHRLTGDLSRLQDSSSNRQAWEEVGGRSSDEADKADADYSRSFNFNMVSNKQEMLWEIDGALDRIEEGSYGECESCGVRIPLKRLNAKPFARYCIKCAEKLEEEGLR from the coding sequence GTGAAGAACAACCAACTGAAAAAGGAACAGATGGAGCAATACCGGGAGAAACTGCTCGAGCTCCGTCACCGTCTCACCGGCGATCTCAGCCGGCTCCAGGATTCGTCCTCGAACCGCCAGGCCTGGGAAGAAGTCGGCGGCCGCAGCTCCGATGAGGCCGACAAAGCCGACGCCGATTATTCCCGGAGTTTCAATTTCAACATGGTTTCCAACAAGCAGGAGATGCTCTGGGAAATCGATGGGGCGCTGGATCGGATCGAAGAGGGAAGCTACGGCGAATGCGAATCCTGCGGGGTGCGGATACCGCTGAAGCGCCTGAACGCCAAACCGTTCGCCCGTTACTGCATCAAATGCGCCGAAAAGCTTGAAGAAGAAGGCCTGCGCTGA
- the lspA gene encoding signal peptidase II, which yields MAGLIAFVCVFCLDQVCKWLAVANLAPGRPLSVVPGFFNLTLVYNRGGAFGLFPGKAGVFIVLSLVIIGVLLVCYRRIFARGRMFQVCAGLILGGAVGNLLDRFHHAHVIDFLDFYLGKRHWPAFNIADSAICVGVGLLIVLSMAGKDRVRRPQSAPGAPAGEGNGNG from the coding sequence ATGGCGGGACTGATCGCTTTCGTCTGCGTGTTCTGCCTGGATCAGGTCTGTAAATGGTTGGCCGTGGCCAACCTGGCTCCGGGGCGTCCACTGAGCGTCGTTCCGGGTTTTTTTAACCTGACGCTGGTCTATAACCGGGGAGGGGCATTCGGGCTTTTTCCCGGGAAGGCCGGAGTCTTCATCGTGCTCTCCCTGGTCATTATCGGCGTTCTGCTCGTCTGCTATCGCAGGATATTCGCCCGGGGGCGGATGTTCCAGGTCTGCGCCGGGCTGATTCTGGGAGGAGCGGTGGGAAACCTGCTGGACCGCTTTCACCACGCCCACGTGATCGACTTTCTCGATTTCTACCTCGGGAAAAGGCACTGGCCCGCCTTCAATATCGCGGACTCCGCCATCTGCGTCGGCGTCGGCCTGCTGATCGTACTGTCCATGGCCGGGAAGGACCGGGTGCGCCGTCCGCAGTCGGCCCCGGGGGCCCCCGCCGGGGAAGGAAACGGGAACGGCTGA